In Lonchura striata isolate bLonStr1 chromosome 11, bLonStr1.mat, whole genome shotgun sequence, the following proteins share a genomic window:
- the DTWD1 gene encoding LOW QUALITY PROTEIN: tRNA-uridine aminocarboxypropyltransferase 1 (The sequence of the model RefSeq protein was modified relative to this genomic sequence to represent the inferred CDS: deleted 2 bases in 1 codon): protein MSLTSSTLLNEESTQEAKRNTECLESLLQTPSSIQNNPLQQLQLASQEVLEKAKKSGRSKCPRCNSSRMFYCYTCFVPVETVPTKDIPTVKLPLKIDIIKHPNETDGKSTAVHAKLLAPDDVTIYKYPCIPEYDKKRHEIALIFPGPNSVSVKDIAFHLQKYTKKGVCSSDDDCSREPLLKQAKIEPEEEKIPNECISSSRSEGTRLKKIIFIDSTWNQTNKIITDERLQGLLQIELKTRKTCFWRHQKGKPDTYLSTIEAIYYFLVDYHQEILKESYRGQYDNLLFFFSFMYTLIKDAKCCAGKEPGVLTVMSTFPEMGVEDLTPLAVRSDLLSVRRN, encoded by the exons ATGTCTTTAACTTCATCTACACTTTTAAATGAAGAAAGCACTcaagaagcaaaaagaaatactgaGTGTTTGGAAAGCCTATTGCAGACTCCATCATCAATTCAAAACAATCCACTTCAACAACTACAGTTAGCATCCCAGGAAGTactggaaaaggcaaaaaagagTGGGAGATCAAAATGCCCCCGATGCAATAGTTCAAGGATGTTTTATTGTTACACATGCTTTGTTCCTGTTGAAACTGTCCCTACCAAAGACATTCCAACTGTGAAG TTACCTCTGAAGATTGACATTATTAAACACCCAAACGAAACCGACGGCAAAAGCACTGCTGTGCATGCTAAGCTCCTGGCACCTGATGATGTTACAATCTATAAATACCCTTGCATTCCAGAATATGACAAGAAGAGACATGAA ATAGCACTTATATTTCCTGGCCCCAATTCAGTTTCAGTAAAAGATATTGCTTTTCATCTCCAAAAGTACACCAAGAAAGGTGTCTGTTCTAGTGATGATGACTGTTCCAGAGAGCCACTTCTTAAACAAGCAAAAATAGagcctgaagaagaaaaaattccaaatgAATGCATCTCAAGCAGCAGGAGTGAAGGCACTagactgaagaaaataatatttattgatAGTACCTGGAATCAAACTAACAAGATAATAACTGATGAACGACTTCAAG GGTTACTGCAAATTGAGTTGAAGACAAGGAAAACTTGCTTTTGGCGTCACCAGAAGGGAAAACCAGATACATACCTTTCCACAATTGAGGCAATTTATTATTTCCTTGTGGACTATCATCAGGAAATTTTGAAAGAGAGCTACAGAGGACAATATGATAatctgctgtttttcttttcatttatgtATACATTGATTAAAGATGCAAAGTGTTGTGCAGGAAAAGA GCCTGGTGTGCTTACTGTGATGAGCACATTTCCTGAGATGGGAGTGGAGGACTTGACCCCTCTTGCTGTAAGGAGTGATCTG TTAAGTGTAAGAAGGAATTAG